In the genome of Streptomyces sp. NBC_00190, one region contains:
- the crgA gene encoding cell division protein CrgA, which produces MPKSRIRKKDDYTPPPTRTPQSIRLTNRSWVAPVMLALFLIGLAWIVVFYVTETQLPIESLGNWNIVVGFGFIAAGFGVSTQWK; this is translated from the coding sequence GTGCCGAAGTCACGTATCCGCAAGAAGGACGACTACACGCCTCCGCCCACGCGGACGCCGCAGTCCATCAGGCTGACGAACCGCAGCTGGGTCGCTCCGGTCATGCTGGCGCTCTTCCTGATCGGTCTCGCGTGGATCGTCGTCTTCTACGTGACCGAGACCCAGCTGCCGATCGAATCGCTGGGCAATTGGAACATTGTAGTCGGATTCGGATTTATCGCGGCGGGATTCGGCGTATCCACGCAGTGGAAGTAG
- a CDS encoding DUF5324 family protein has product MTGKDSMRLAAESARESVRHAAEVVAPYAESAKDAAVHYAHEANERLAPMVSQAANEAARQARTTYDCHVHPRIMSARAHVPPHVDRAAKKAVEQTRLAARQAADYTQPRIESAIAVASPVAEEAAARSAAASAAALAALRGQVSAKEVQRMVAHHERRARRGRVLRGVTLAAVLAGVAYAAWRWWDQQSNPDWLVEPPAATEVPARDGGQPASFDDELAEKEREAGSGPGSGPGSEDEQR; this is encoded by the coding sequence GTGACCGGCAAGGACAGCATGCGCCTGGCAGCCGAGAGCGCCAGGGAGAGTGTGCGGCACGCGGCGGAAGTGGTGGCGCCGTACGCGGAATCCGCCAAGGACGCCGCGGTGCACTACGCGCATGAGGCGAATGAGCGGCTGGCGCCGATGGTGTCGCAGGCGGCCAACGAGGCCGCGCGGCAGGCGCGTACGACATACGACTGCCACGTACATCCCCGGATCATGTCGGCGCGCGCCCACGTGCCGCCGCATGTCGACCGGGCGGCGAAGAAGGCCGTGGAGCAGACGCGTCTGGCGGCGCGTCAGGCGGCCGATTACACCCAGCCTCGGATCGAGAGCGCGATCGCCGTGGCCTCGCCGGTGGCCGAGGAGGCCGCAGCGCGGTCGGCGGCCGCGTCGGCGGCGGCCCTGGCCGCGCTCCGCGGCCAGGTGTCGGCCAAGGAGGTGCAGCGGATGGTGGCGCACCACGAACGGCGGGCGCGCAGGGGCCGGGTGCTGCGCGGTGTCACGCTTGCCGCCGTGCTGGCGGGCGTCGCCTACGCGGCGTGGAGGTGGTGGGACCAGCAGTCGAACCCGGACTGGCTCGTCGAGCCCCCGGCGGCCACGGAGGTTCCGGCGCGCGACGGCGGGCAGCCCGCGAGCTTCGACGACGAGCTGGCGGAGAAGGAGCGCGAGGCGGGTTCGGGCCCGGGTTCGGGACCGGGCTCGGAGGACGAGCAGCGCTGA
- a CDS encoding DUF881 domain-containing protein: MSNSDDSSVGPRRRARVVRLLTAAVFALAGLLFVTSFNTSKGTNIRTDASLLKLSDLIEERSQSNGELEESLGPVRRRVDALAERDDGSTKAEDAKLAALRTASGTEELPGKGLTVTLNDAPPNATARIPNVPEPQPNDLVIHQQDLQAVVNALWQGGAQGIQVMDQRLISTSAVRCVGNTLILQGRVYSPPYKVSAVGDPGALRKALAASPALQNYQLYVNAYGLGWKVDEHKALTLPGYSGTVDLHYAKPLAPSSETGSP, encoded by the coding sequence TTGAGCAATTCCGACGACTCCTCCGTGGGTCCCCGTCGCCGGGCCAGAGTGGTCCGGCTGCTGACCGCCGCCGTCTTCGCCCTGGCCGGGCTGCTCTTCGTCACCAGTTTCAACACCTCCAAGGGTACGAACATCCGGACGGACGCCTCGCTTCTCAAGCTGTCGGACCTCATCGAGGAACGCAGTCAGAGCAACGGGGAGCTGGAGGAGAGCCTCGGACCGGTACGCCGACGGGTGGACGCCCTCGCCGAGCGCGACGACGGCAGCACCAAGGCCGAGGACGCCAAGCTGGCCGCTCTGCGCACCGCGTCGGGCACCGAGGAACTGCCCGGCAAGGGCCTGACGGTCACCCTCAACGACGCCCCGCCGAACGCCACCGCCCGGATCCCCAACGTGCCCGAGCCGCAGCCCAACGACCTGGTGATCCACCAGCAGGACCTGCAGGCCGTGGTGAACGCCCTCTGGCAGGGCGGGGCCCAGGGCATCCAGGTCATGGACCAGCGGCTGATCTCCACCAGCGCGGTCCGCTGCGTGGGCAACACCCTGATCCTCCAGGGCCGGGTGTACTCGCCTCCGTACAAGGTCTCGGCGGTCGGCGACCCGGGCGCGTTGCGCAAGGCCCTCGCCGCCTCCCCGGCCCTGCAGAACTACCAGCTGTACGTGAACGCGTACGGGCTCGGCTGGAAAGTGGACGAGCACAAGGCGCTGACACTTCCCGGCTACTCCGGCACAGTGGACCTCCACTATGCGAAGCCGCTGGCCCCTTCCTCCGAGACCGGTTCGCCCTGA
- a CDS encoding aminodeoxychorismate/anthranilate synthase component II: MSARILVVDNYDSFVFNLVQYLYQLGAECEVLRNDEVELSHAQDGFDGVLLSPGPGTPEEAGVCVDMVRHCARTGVPVFGVCLGMQSMAVAYGGVVDRAPELLHGKTSPVVHEGIGVFAGLPSPFTATRYHSLAAEPGTLPDELEVTARTEDGIIMGLRHREHDVEGVQFHPESVLTEWGHRMLANWLVRCGDAGAVERSVGLAPVVGKAVA, encoded by the coding sequence GTGAGCGCGCGCATTCTGGTTGTAGACAACTACGACAGCTTTGTCTTCAACCTGGTCCAGTACCTCTACCAGCTCGGCGCCGAATGCGAGGTGCTGCGCAACGACGAGGTCGAGCTCTCGCACGCGCAGGACGGCTTCGACGGTGTGCTGCTCTCCCCCGGGCCGGGGACGCCGGAAGAGGCGGGAGTGTGCGTCGACATGGTCCGCCACTGCGCGCGGACGGGCGTTCCGGTCTTCGGTGTCTGCCTGGGCATGCAGTCGATGGCGGTGGCGTACGGAGGTGTCGTGGACCGGGCTCCGGAGCTGCTGCACGGCAAGACCTCGCCGGTGGTGCACGAGGGCATCGGCGTCTTCGCCGGCCTGCCGTCGCCGTTCACCGCGACCCGCTACCACTCCCTCGCCGCCGAACCCGGGACCCTCCCCGACGAGCTGGAGGTCACGGCGCGCACCGAGGACGGGATCATCATGGGCCTGCGGCACCGGGAGCACGACGTGGAGGGTGTGCAGTTCCACCCCGAGTCGGTGCTGACGGAGTGGGGCCACCGGATGCTCGCGAACTGGCTGGTGCGGTGCGGTGACGCGGGTGCCGTGGAGCGCTCGGTGGGGCTGGCCCCGGTGGTGGGCAAGGCCGTCGCGTGA
- a CDS encoding peptidylprolyl isomerase, translating to MAEKLYATLKTNHGDIVIELLENFAPKTVRNFVELATGAREWTRPTDGQKTTDPLYDGTVFHRVISGFMIQGGDPLGNGTGGPGYQFGDEFHPDLAFTKPYLLAMANAGPGTNGSQFFITVAPTAWLTRKHTIFGEVTDPASQKIVDAIASSATNPRTERPVDDVIIQSVVVEKR from the coding sequence GTGGCCGAGAAGCTCTACGCCACCCTGAAGACCAACCACGGCGACATCGTGATCGAGCTGCTGGAGAACTTCGCTCCGAAGACGGTCCGGAACTTCGTGGAGCTCGCCACGGGCGCGCGTGAATGGACCCGTCCCACCGACGGCCAGAAGACCACGGACCCGCTCTACGACGGCACCGTCTTCCACCGTGTCATCAGCGGTTTCATGATCCAGGGCGGCGACCCGCTGGGGAACGGCACCGGCGGCCCCGGCTACCAGTTCGGCGACGAGTTCCACCCCGACCTGGCCTTTACCAAGCCCTACCTGCTCGCCATGGCCAACGCGGGCCCGGGCACCAACGGCTCGCAGTTCTTCATCACCGTCGCGCCCACCGCGTGGCTGACCCGCAAGCACACCATCTTCGGCGAGGTCACCGACCCGGCCAGCCAGAAGATCGTGGACGCCATCGCCTCCAGCGCCACCAACCCGCGCACCGAGCGCCCGGTGGACGACGTGATCATCCAGTCGGTCGTCGTCGAGAAGCGCTGA
- a CDS encoding class E sortase, with amino-acid sequence MSRARRRAAAPPAGRRSVLAGFLSLLGELLITVGLVLGLFVAYSLWWTNVLADRQASARGDQMRQQWLTPGPEAAKPAEPGALDTKDGVGFLHVPAMKNGDVLVKPGTDPDILNDGVAGYYTDPVKSALPWDEKGNFSLAAHRDGHGAKFHNIDKVKNGDAIVFETKDTWYVYKVFAELRQTSKYNVDVINPVPKESGRTAPGRYITLTTCTPVYTSKYRYVVWGELVRTEKVDGKRTLPIELR; translated from the coding sequence GTGTCTCGTGCCCGCCGCCGCGCCGCGGCCCCGCCCGCCGGCCGCCGCAGTGTGCTCGCCGGGTTCCTCAGCCTGCTGGGCGAGCTCCTGATCACGGTGGGCCTGGTCCTGGGCCTGTTCGTGGCCTACTCGCTGTGGTGGACGAACGTGCTCGCGGACCGGCAGGCGTCGGCGCGGGGCGACCAGATGCGCCAGCAGTGGCTGACGCCGGGCCCGGAAGCGGCGAAGCCCGCGGAACCGGGGGCGCTGGACACCAAGGACGGCGTCGGCTTCCTGCACGTGCCGGCGATGAAGAACGGCGACGTGCTGGTCAAGCCGGGCACGGACCCGGACATCCTCAACGACGGGGTCGCGGGCTACTACACGGACCCGGTGAAGTCGGCGCTGCCGTGGGACGAAAAGGGGAACTTCTCCCTCGCCGCGCACCGGGACGGCCACGGCGCGAAGTTCCACAACATCGACAAGGTGAAGAACGGCGACGCGATCGTCTTCGAGACCAAGGACACCTGGTACGTGTACAAGGTCTTCGCGGAGCTCCGGCAGACGTCGAAGTACAACGTGGACGTGATCAACCCGGTCCCGAAGGAGTCGGGCAGGACCGCCCCGGGCCGCTACATCACGCTGACCACGTGCACACCGGTGTACACGTCGAAGTACCGGTACGTGGTGTGGGGCGAGCTGGTCCGCACGGAGAAGGTGGACGGCAAGCGGACGCTGCCGATCGAGCTGCGCTAG
- a CDS encoding rhomboid family intramembrane serine protease gives MDTDRLPGCYRHPDRHTGISCTRCERPICPECMISASVGFQCPECVREGSGTGHRPTANAPRNIAGGVVAADPHLVTKTLICINAAVFLAGLVAPAVVVQLELLGRYVEFVGAPVEGVSTGQYYRLLTSVFLHAEWWHIIGNMIGLWVIGGPLEAALGRSRYLAVYLLSGLGGSALVYLLTEPNTQTLGASGAVFGLLGATVVLARRLRYEMRPVITMVVLMLVLTFVPIGGSLTVSWQAHVGGLVTGALVGLGMLRPAAGRYRALIQWGTCAAVFLLAAAVILIRTAELT, from the coding sequence ATGGACACCGACCGTCTGCCGGGCTGCTACCGCCACCCGGACCGCCACACGGGGATCAGCTGCACCCGCTGCGAGCGCCCCATCTGCCCCGAGTGCATGATCAGCGCCTCGGTCGGCTTCCAGTGCCCCGAGTGCGTCCGTGAGGGCTCCGGCACCGGCCACCGGCCGACCGCGAACGCGCCGCGCAACATCGCGGGCGGGGTGGTGGCCGCGGATCCCCACCTGGTCACCAAGACCCTCATCTGCATCAACGCCGCCGTGTTCCTCGCGGGTCTGGTGGCCCCGGCGGTCGTGGTCCAGCTGGAGCTGCTCGGCCGCTATGTGGAATTCGTCGGCGCCCCCGTCGAAGGCGTTTCCACCGGCCAGTACTACCGCCTGCTGACGTCGGTGTTCCTGCACGCCGAGTGGTGGCACATCATCGGCAACATGATCGGCCTGTGGGTGATCGGCGGCCCGCTGGAAGCGGCGCTGGGCCGGTCCCGCTATCTCGCCGTCTACCTGCTCTCGGGCCTCGGCGGCAGCGCCCTCGTCTATCTGCTGACCGAACCGAACACGCAGACGCTCGGCGCCTCGGGCGCGGTCTTCGGGCTGCTCGGCGCCACCGTCGTCCTCGCCCGCCGGCTGCGCTACGAGATGCGGCCGGTGATCACCATGGTCGTGCTGATGCTGGTGCTGACCTTCGTACCGATCGGCGGCAGCCTCACCGTGTCCTGGCAGGCGCACGTGGGCGGGCTGGTCACCGGCGCGCTGGTGGGCCTGGGCATGCTCCGGCCCGCCGCCGGCAGGTACCGCGCACTCATCCAATGGGGGACGTGCGCGGCCGTATTCCTGCTGGCGGCAGCGGTGATTCTGATCCGGACCGCCGAACTCACCTGA
- a CDS encoding LysM peptidoglycan-binding domain-containing protein, which produces MGLFDFLKSDKKKEHEAAEKAKEQVQQQASAATARPGSQAADAASATRAAAERMAAAAPPKPKHAPAAPTPASAAHKAVPVAPNPAPMPPAPASAPTAPGARHTPTPASAAHKAVPAAPKPTPMAKKRTYTVRPGDSLSDIARRELGNEARWRELYAMNKGVIGSNPDLVRPGMVLTLPG; this is translated from the coding sequence ATGGGACTCTTCGACTTCCTGAAGTCCGACAAGAAGAAGGAACACGAGGCCGCCGAGAAGGCGAAGGAGCAGGTCCAGCAACAGGCTTCCGCGGCGACGGCACGTCCCGGGAGCCAGGCGGCCGACGCCGCGTCGGCCACCCGCGCGGCCGCCGAGCGCATGGCGGCCGCCGCGCCGCCGAAGCCCAAGCACGCCCCCGCGGCCCCGACCCCGGCCTCGGCCGCGCACAAGGCCGTTCCCGTCGCCCCCAACCCCGCCCCCATGCCGCCCGCGCCGGCTTCGGCCCCCACCGCGCCCGGCGCTCGGCACACCCCGACCCCCGCGTCGGCCGCGCACAAGGCCGTACCCGCGGCTCCCAAGCCGACACCCATGGCCAAGAAGCGCACGTACACCGTCAGGCCCGGCGACTCGCTCTCGGACATCGCCCGCCGCGAGCTCGGCAACGAGGCCCGCTGGCGCGAGCTCTACGCCATGAACAAGGGCGTCATCGGCTCCAACCCCGACCTCGTCCGCCCGGGCATGGTCCTGACCCTGCCCGGCTGA
- a CDS encoding class E sortase, translating to MRSRWPLPPRPVRPDAVLRLVVRTSSEVCLTAGTLIVLFVAYVLLWTGVKADRAMDGEMARLRDGWAAAPAAAPAPAPAPASSPDAAPLPEPPRPAAPEGYPAGRAFAEMYIPRFGPDWNKPVLEGTGTELLKKGLGHYAGTAPLGATGNFSVAGHRRTYGDPFKDFPELRPGDAVILKDATTWYTYTVRGGPLRTLPTDVGVVDPVPRKSPFTAPGRYLTLTTCDPEWGHSHRLVVWAELTGTRLVGQGGPEGLPR from the coding sequence ATGCGAAGCCGCTGGCCCCTTCCTCCGAGACCGGTTCGCCCTGACGCCGTACTCCGCCTGGTGGTACGGACGTCCAGTGAGGTGTGCCTGACGGCGGGCACGCTGATCGTGCTCTTCGTCGCCTACGTCCTGCTGTGGACCGGGGTCAAGGCCGACAGGGCCATGGACGGCGAGATGGCCCGGCTGCGCGACGGCTGGGCTGCGGCCCCGGCGGCAGCCCCGGCCCCGGCCCCGGCCCCGGCTTCGTCCCCGGACGCCGCACCGCTGCCGGAACCGCCCCGGCCCGCGGCACCGGAGGGCTACCCCGCCGGCCGGGCCTTCGCCGAGATGTACATCCCGCGGTTCGGCCCGGACTGGAACAAGCCCGTCCTGGAGGGCACGGGCACCGAGCTGCTGAAGAAGGGCCTCGGCCACTACGCCGGCACCGCCCCGCTCGGCGCCACCGGGAACTTCTCGGTGGCGGGCCACCGGCGCACGTACGGAGACCCCTTCAAGGACTTCCCCGAACTGCGCCCCGGCGACGCCGTGATCCTCAAGGACGCGACGACCTGGTACACCTACACGGTGCGCGGCGGGCCGCTGCGCACCCTGCCGACGGACGTCGGGGTGGTCGACCCGGTGCCCCGGAAGTCCCCCTTCACGGCGCCCGGCCGGTACCTGACGCTGACGACCTGCGACCCCGAGTGGGGCCACAGCCACCGGCTGGTCGTGTGGGCGGAGCTGACCGGCACGCGCCTCGTGGGGCAGGGCGGTCCCGAGGGTTTGCCGAGGTGA
- the pknB gene encoding Stk1 family PASTA domain-containing Ser/Thr kinase encodes MEEPRRLGGRYELSHVLGRGGMAEVYLAHDTRLGRTVAVKTLRADLARDPSFQARFRREAQSAASLNHPAIVAVYDTGEDYVDNISIPYIVMEYVDGSTLRELLHSGRKLLPERTLEMCIGILQALEYSHRAGIVHRDIKPANVMLTRTGQVKVMDFGIARAMGDSGMTMTQTAAVIGTAQYLSPEQAKGEQVDARSDLYSAGCLLYELLSVRPPFVGDSPVAVAYQHVREEPQPPSNFDPEITPEMDAIVLKALVKDPDYRYQSADEMRADIEACLDGQPVAAASMGTSGYGYPDPGGYGHQGYDQPTAALRAADSGQTSMMPPTPPGEGGYGYGDQGGYDQGPHRRQKKSKASTILLVVAGVLVLVGAILIGRSLFNTADNRPSVPKLVGSTLEQAQKSGENVGLKVVKGADEPCDQPKGSVCKQDPAAETKVAKDSTVTVTISSGAPKAPVPNVLNLTYEQAEAALKEKGFQVDRKLQESERTAGTVIDQTPKAGGEAEKNSVIVLTVAKEQAKAVVPDLKGKTKDDAEKALKAVKLKLGSVTEIDFPGAAPRTVVDQGNQPGEQLDPGKTVNITISKAAPQQTQVPNLAGRTVAQAKQELASKGLTFGRVINGPTDDNAVVFQSDPLAGFPVNTGSVVNVYTTQGGQQDGGLFGGLTGGRR; translated from the coding sequence ATGGAAGAGCCGCGTCGCCTCGGCGGCCGGTACGAGCTGAGCCACGTGCTCGGCCGCGGTGGCATGGCCGAGGTCTACCTCGCCCACGACACCCGGCTCGGCCGTACCGTCGCCGTCAAGACTCTGCGCGCCGATCTCGCCCGCGACCCGTCCTTCCAGGCCCGGTTCCGTCGCGAGGCCCAGTCGGCCGCGTCGCTGAACCACCCGGCGATCGTCGCCGTCTACGACACCGGCGAGGACTACGTCGACAACATCTCCATCCCGTACATCGTGATGGAGTACGTCGACGGGTCCACCCTGCGCGAGCTGCTGCACTCCGGGCGCAAGCTGCTGCCCGAACGCACCCTGGAGATGTGCATCGGCATCCTCCAAGCCCTGGAGTACTCCCACCGCGCCGGCATCGTGCACCGCGACATCAAGCCCGCCAACGTGATGCTGACCCGCACCGGCCAGGTCAAGGTCATGGACTTCGGCATCGCCCGCGCCATGGGCGATTCCGGCATGACCATGACGCAGACGGCGGCCGTCATCGGCACCGCCCAGTACCTCTCGCCGGAGCAGGCCAAGGGCGAGCAGGTCGACGCGCGCTCCGACCTCTACTCCGCCGGCTGCCTGCTCTACGAGCTCCTCAGCGTGCGGCCCCCGTTCGTCGGCGACTCCCCCGTGGCCGTCGCCTACCAGCACGTACGGGAAGAGCCGCAGCCGCCGTCGAACTTCGACCCCGAGATCACGCCCGAGATGGACGCCATCGTCCTGAAGGCGCTGGTCAAGGATCCCGACTACCGCTACCAGTCCGCCGACGAGATGCGCGCCGACATCGAGGCCTGCCTCGACGGCCAGCCCGTCGCCGCCGCTTCCATGGGCACGTCCGGCTACGGCTACCCCGACCCGGGCGGCTACGGACACCAGGGCTACGACCAGCCCACCGCCGCCCTGCGCGCCGCCGACTCCGGCCAGACCTCGATGATGCCGCCCACGCCCCCGGGTGAAGGCGGCTACGGGTACGGCGACCAGGGCGGCTACGACCAGGGGCCGCACCGCCGCCAGAAGAAGAGCAAGGCCTCCACGATCCTGCTCGTGGTGGCCGGCGTCCTCGTCCTGGTCGGCGCGATCCTCATCGGCCGCTCCCTCTTCAACACCGCCGACAACCGGCCCAGTGTGCCCAAGCTCGTCGGCTCGACCCTCGAGCAGGCACAGAAGAGCGGCGAGAACGTCGGCCTCAAGGTCGTCAAGGGCGCCGACGAACCCTGCGACCAGCCCAAGGGCAGCGTCTGCAAGCAGGACCCGGCAGCCGAGACCAAGGTCGCGAAGGACTCCACCGTCACGGTGACGATCTCCTCGGGCGCGCCCAAGGCGCCGGTCCCTAACGTCCTCAACCTCACGTACGAGCAGGCCGAGGCGGCACTGAAGGAGAAGGGCTTCCAGGTCGACCGCAAGCTCCAGGAGTCCGAGCGCACCGCCGGCACGGTCATCGACCAGACCCCCAAGGCCGGTGGCGAGGCGGAGAAGAACAGCGTCATCGTGCTGACCGTCGCCAAGGAGCAGGCCAAGGCGGTCGTCCCGGACCTCAAGGGCAAGACCAAGGACGACGCGGAGAAGGCGCTCAAGGCCGTCAAGCTCAAGCTGGGCTCCGTCACCGAGATCGATTTCCCCGGAGCCGCCCCGCGGACCGTCGTCGATCAGGGGAACCAGCCCGGTGAGCAGCTCGACCCGGGCAAGACGGTCAACATCACGATCTCCAAGGCCGCGCCGCAGCAGACCCAGGTGCCGAACCTGGCCGGCCGGACCGTGGCCCAGGCGAAGCAGGAACTGGCCTCCAAGGGCCTGACGTTCGGCAGGGTCATCAACGGCCCGACGGACGACAACGCGGTCGTGTTCCAGTCCGACCCGCTCGCCGGCTTCCCGGTCAACACCGGCTCGGTGGTCAACGTCTACACGACGCAGGGCGGCCAGCAGGACGGCGGCCTCTTCGGAGGCTTGACCGGCGGCCGCCGCTAG
- a CDS encoding serine/threonine-protein kinase, which yields MGEVFAGRYELIDPIGRGGAGAVWRAWDHRRRRYVAAKVLLQSDAHTLLRFVREQALRIDHPHVLAPASWAADDDKVLFTMDLVSGGSLGHVIGDYGPLPPRFVCTLLDQLLSGLAAVHAEGVVHRDIKPANILMEATGTGRPHLRLSDFGISMRKGEPRLTETNYVVGTPGYFAPEQLLGAEPDFPADLFAVGLVALYLLQGRKPDSQALVEHFLAHGTPGAPEGVPAPLWDVIAGLLQPEPHSRFKTATGARKALAEALELLAPAAPGEDPVEVFDQLGPLPSGFGPQGPEPTAAPDGPTTAAAPPPDGPRTPTGTPASIPTPSPIPTPSPIPMPSPNPMPSPNPYATPNPYAVPAPGPYASPYAASATVAEATRPDPRGTGSQTVPVPGGYAGPAETGSFHLQPPVAHTPAAPPARAGGIAPPPGKVTAGILAAALLCFAVGIWALTQL from the coding sequence ATGGGTGAGGTTTTCGCCGGTCGGTACGAACTGATCGATCCGATCGGGCGTGGTGGCGCCGGCGCCGTATGGCGCGCCTGGGACCACCGCCGCCGCCGGTACGTCGCCGCGAAGGTCCTCCTGCAGAGCGACGCCCACACGCTCCTGAGGTTCGTACGGGAGCAGGCCCTGCGCATCGATCACCCGCACGTACTGGCCCCCGCCAGCTGGGCGGCCGACGACGACAAGGTCCTCTTCACGATGGACCTGGTCAGCGGCGGCTCCCTGGGCCACGTCATCGGGGACTACGGTCCCCTCCCGCCGCGGTTCGTGTGCACCCTGCTCGACCAGCTCCTGTCGGGGCTGGCTGCGGTGCACGCGGAGGGCGTCGTGCACCGCGACATCAAACCGGCCAACATCCTGATGGAGGCCACCGGAACCGGGCGGCCGCACCTGCGGCTGTCCGACTTCGGCATCTCCATGCGCAAGGGCGAGCCCCGGCTGACCGAGACGAACTACGTCGTCGGCACACCGGGTTACTTCGCCCCCGAGCAACTGCTGGGTGCCGAGCCCGACTTCCCCGCCGACCTCTTCGCCGTCGGGCTGGTCGCCCTGTACCTGCTCCAGGGGCGCAAGCCCGACTCGCAGGCCCTGGTGGAGCATTTCCTCGCCCATGGCACCCCGGGCGCCCCGGAAGGCGTCCCCGCGCCACTGTGGGACGTCATCGCCGGTCTCCTGCAGCCGGAGCCCCACAGCCGGTTCAAGACCGCCACGGGGGCGCGCAAGGCCCTTGCCGAGGCCTTGGAGCTGCTCGCGCCGGCCGCGCCGGGCGAGGATCCGGTGGAGGTGTTCGACCAACTCGGCCCGCTCCCCTCCGGTTTCGGCCCCCAGGGTCCGGAGCCGACGGCGGCCCCGGACGGACCCACGACGGCCGCGGCACCGCCGCCGGACGGACCTCGGACCCCGACCGGGACACCGGCCTCGATCCCGACGCCGTCCCCGATCCCGACGCCGTCCCCGATCCCGATGCCGTCCCCGAACCCGATGCCGTCCCCGAACCCGTACGCGACCCCGAACCCGTACGCCGTCCCGGCCCCGGGCCCTTACGCGTCCCCGTACGCGGCGTCGGCCACTGTGGCGGAGGCCACCCGCCCCGATCCGCGCGGCACCGGAAGCCAGACCGTCCCCGTGCCCGGCGGCTACGCGGGTCCCGCGGAGACCGGGAGTTTCCACCTCCAGCCGCCCGTGGCGCACACCCCGGCCGCGCCGCCCGCCCGGGCCGGCGGGATCGCCCCGCCGCCGGGGAAGGTGACGGCCGGCATCCTCGCCGCGGCGCTGCTCTGCTTCGCCGTCGGCATCTGGGCCCTCACC
- a CDS encoding helix-turn-helix domain-containing protein produces the protein MDAVQQEATARARELQRSWYGEPLGALFRRLIDDLGLNQARLAAVLGLSAPMLSQLMSGQRAKIGNPAVVQRVQALQDLAGQVADGSVSAAEATDRMDEIKKTQGGSVLSNNGQTTTSSGAPTVKRVVREIQSLLRSVSAAGDIIDAADGLAPSHPELAEFLRVYGAGRTADAVAHYEAHQN, from the coding sequence GTGGACGCTGTTCAGCAAGAGGCCACGGCCAGAGCCAGAGAGCTTCAGCGCAGTTGGTACGGGGAGCCGCTGGGAGCGCTCTTCCGCCGGCTCATAGATGACCTCGGCTTGAACCAGGCCCGCCTCGCTGCCGTCCTCGGACTGTCGGCGCCCATGCTGTCCCAGCTGATGAGCGGCCAGCGCGCCAAGATCGGCAACCCTGCCGTGGTGCAGCGCGTCCAGGCGCTCCAGGATCTCGCCGGCCAGGTGGCCGACGGGAGCGTCAGTGCGGCGGAGGCCACCGACCGGATGGACGAGATCAAGAAGACCCAGGGAGGCTCCGTCCTCAGCAACAACGGTCAGACCACCACCAGTTCGGGCGCGCCCACCGTCAAGCGCGTCGTCCGTGAGATCCAGTCGCTGCTGCGCTCGGTCTCCGCGGCCGGCGACATCATCGACGCGGCGGACGGCCTCGCCCCCAGCCACCCGGAACTGGCAGAGTTCCTCCGGGTGTACGGCGCGGGCCGCACCGCCGACGCGGTCGCCCACTACGAGGCCCACCAGAACTGA
- a CDS encoding GNAT family N-acetyltransferase, whose translation MPELIRPTPRLHSSWLSAREEWGSDAHMDGAGLGSDDDVDSPGGFAAWVERLHGYADRTVPVEQGRVHATYWWIAEGDTYLGAIDLRHHLNAFLLDAGGHIGYSVRPSARQRGLAGWALESVLHEARVMGMDRVLLTCDPDNTASVRTIERGGGVLEDLRETLIGPKYRYWIDL comes from the coding sequence ATGCCCGAGCTGATACGGCCCACTCCCCGCCTGCACTCCTCCTGGCTCTCCGCCCGAGAGGAATGGGGATCCGACGCCCACATGGACGGGGCCGGCCTCGGCTCCGACGACGACGTCGACAGCCCCGGGGGATTCGCGGCCTGGGTGGAGCGGCTGCACGGGTACGCGGACCGCACGGTGCCGGTCGAGCAGGGCCGGGTCCACGCCACGTACTGGTGGATCGCCGAGGGCGACACCTATCTCGGAGCCATAGACCTGCGCCACCACCTGAACGCCTTCCTCCTCGACGCGGGCGGCCACATCGGCTACAGCGTGCGCCCCTCGGCACGGCAGCGCGGGCTGGCCGGCTGGGCGCTGGAATCGGTGCTCCACGAGGCACGCGTGATGGGGATGGACCGGGTCCTGCTGACCTGCGACCCGGACAACACCGCGTCGGTGCGCACGATCGAGCGGGGCGGCGGTGTCCTCGAAGATCTCCGCGAGACCTTGATCGGCCCCAAGTACCGCTACTGGATCGACCTCTAG